In the genome of Rissa tridactyla isolate bRisTri1 chromosome Z, bRisTri1.patW.cur.20221130, whole genome shotgun sequence, the window ACTAAAATAGGCTGGTGTTACAGGTAATTTGTTACAGTTTGCaaacaaaataatctttataTCCATGTAACACCTTTGTACCAGTGTAACTAAACCCATATGGTTGCAATCCTACCCTATGATGCTTTAACCTTGTCTAGCTTATTTTGCATCTAGCTCTGGAATTACCGATGTTGATAAAAGCAGTTTTAGCTGGGTATAACTGCACCCCCCTTTAGGTTTAGATTGCGTATCTTTCACCTCATTCCCCCAGCTAGCTGACACTCTTACAGTCATAGAGTTTTTCTATTATAAGACAACCTTTAGAAAATACCACACTTGCAGATCTGTTCAAAAATACAAAGCTTCTAGGCTGGGAcaagaacatcagaaaaaaagctggtttACCATTACTACAGTACATCTGATTCTGAAAACAAAGACTGAactaaatctctttttttccccactttgctGTTCTGAATTTGATTGTAAGTTCATTACCAGTTGAAAGTACTAAATCTAACTGTAGAACTGCCACACTGAGTCCCAAATAAGCTTAATTCAACATACTTGTCTGACTCTTGAAATCAACGTCAGGtaagaaagagcagaagaacAGGACAAGCATGCATGATACTTCCCTGACATGTTCTTCTAACTTCCAGCAATCTGCAGATCAGGGGCTCTATGAATCAGAGGTATATTTTTTTGCATTAATAGCCTGGAAAGAgctatcttttttaaaatctatataaTCAATTTAGCCTACATATACCTATAGCAACTGCTATCTCACAGGTTGTGTCAAATGATCTTAGttcttttttcataaaacagAGTGAATACTATCTCTGGATACTCTGTCCACACCACAAATGATTTATAAAGTTTCATGCAATCAAAAAACTTGACAAATCTAACGTGAACACTCCTTGAAAGGAGTAGGGGAACACTGGAGAATACCACATGAATAGATATAATCTACTCTTAATTTGCAGTTACTGAGTAAAACACCATACATCTAGCATAGATATATTGATAATATTAtgggggtgtgtgcatgtgttttctTAATCTGACAATAAAATAGGTGTTTACATTCCTCTTGCTGATTTTCAAGTATGTACATGGAGGCAGATACTGAAGGACAAAAGTTTTACTGAAAGTTATGAGCACTGTTGTGGAAACATTTACATTGGCCTTAGATTTTGTAGAAGCCTAAGACTGCTGTGGGTACTGTAGCCGAAGAGCAATTTCATATCCcagtttctaaaatatttctcattattctTGATATCTTGTCAGCCAAAAGAATGCTGTCAATAATAACTTGATTTTTTCATTCTCTGCGCTGAATATTTTAGTGTGTGCCTAAAATATTCATTTCTTGCTTTTATGAAGCCATAAAGGCAAGGGGGTTTAGTTTCCTTTTGGAAAACAACACGCACTGTCTGTAATTCTCTAGGGACTGTATCCTGTATTAACATAGGACCATTGCAGTTTCAAATGTTCTACACGACAGATGACACACAGACTTACACTAAAGCTGAACAgaataaaagactgaaaaaagatGAGGCGAGATGGGGATCAATACTTCAGTTGATCTGGCTAATGCACCTTGTAGAGATGGCTGTCTACCATCATCTActtatttgtatttcttgttcTTCACATCTTCTGTACTGCTGCTATTTTCACTGTCCTCTTACTGGTCTGCCCTGATTCTAGATCCCTTCTTTTCTGCTCCAGTTCTCTTGGAAGGGTatatcataattttttaaaattataatttctatTTGCATATATTACATttctatgtatatgtatatatgcatacagatatatgtacatacataacACATTTTACTTGCCCCAGACCCTAACGTTAATACCAAAGTGGAGGAGGAATGTATTAGTACTCATTCTTGCTATGCAAGATACATAAAACAGTTAAAGCCACCATCATCACAGAAACTCTAATTCATACTtcctatattattatttttttgaagttttctttaatttcaggTATTACTCCAATTCACAGTCATTGTTTTGTGCAAATGGAAAACACAGTACCGTCTGTTAGTGAAAATAGTTCTCTTCATATTCATTTTTCCTTGTGACAAAGATTATAAAGAAACATCCTTCAGCAATTGTTACAAAAACATCATAAGTAGGCAGTGCTTGCATTCTGTTGGCATTTATAGCCTaagtattaaaaatgtgaaacaaGATGAAGTGGAACAGCAAAatacccccagcccaccccccaaAACTACATAATGAATTCCCTATAAGTTAGGGATgaatatatgtttttttttttaccttcagccATTTATCAACACACTTAGCATGGAATTCATGGTTACAGGGTAAGACTCTAAGTAGCTGCCTTGACTCAAAATCACACATGCACACCACACACCTAAAAAAGACAACAAAGTTCAAATGTATCTGCTATGTTAAAACAACAAATACATATTCCATACAAAACTTTACAGGTATGACTGCCAACATGATAGCTCTTGTACTCCTTGGGTAGCTAAAATTATCTATATCTGTCGTTGAATATGTACAGTGTGACGACCTAAACCAATaactgcttttttggtttttttttctgcactttcaaATCACAAAGCAAGTGCTCTTGCTCACAGGATTTCACAGACCAAACCAATAGAACAGGTGTTTAATCAAAATTCAAAATGGTGGAGATAATGATCTATAAGTTCACTCCCTAGTGATACCAGGAAGTCACAATGAGGGGCACTAAAACTGGAATATCAGAGAAAAATCCTTACACTGAAGTTCAAACATTAGACAGCATTTGGTACTAATTCACTTTAACTACCTTCATACCTATACTGCCCTTTCCACTCGGTTATGCAGATCTTTCAAACACAGTAAGTTAAtgggttttaaaaataagatgcaCTCTGAAACCACTGACCAAGCTCTATCAGAAGCACTTGAAACTTCAGCACTTGAAGCTATTTTAACAAAGGCTACATTCCAAGCTGACAATGTCACTTTAATATCTTGTATGGTGAACAGAACCTAgaatactttttcattttaattttttaaatgctgaggaCCTGAATTGAAATATAGCTAAATGAGTGAGACTGGATAAAATTTTTAAAGGATAAATAGTATTTGATCCAGAAAgcagtccaagaaaaaaaattaaataaaactcttTACTGACATCACTGCTTTTAAAGCCCTTCTGGCCTAGCTAAGGCCGCAAGTTAAGGAAATGAAGATACAGCCACCTAAATTACGGACCTTTGAAAGAGACCAATGCACTTACAATGTCTGTTCTGACTGGTGGTTGTTTGGATTGAATCTGTAGGATGGAAGCTGTTCAATGTCCGCCTTTGTCAGTCCTCGTGGCTTGGCTTCTCCCAGACGTTCTGCCAAATTCAGCAGTGCCTGCAAAACATGGTAACTAGACATTTAAAAAGTCACTGCTCAAACAGACTCTGGTTCCACTAGAAGTGGGGCTGCCATTACACCTTACTACCCCAGCTGGTAGCAGAGAGCACCCTTCTATTAAGAAATGTTTAGAACTTTAGTTCTCCCCTACAATAGAAGCCCCATGGAAAGTCGTTTCAGAATTCAACCATCTTTCTGGTTATGTAAGATGTTCGCTTTGGGATTTCAAAATCTCCAGGACCCAGCTTCCAATTAGTCCTGTGGCTGCATGTGCAGTTTGGTAAGTATTTTGCTTCTGACAGATCCCCTCACCCTGATATGAAATTAATAGTGCTGGTAACCAGAAAAAATAGTCAACAAATTTGCTTGCTAAGAATACATGAGTCTGGTCTTGCAAGAGAAACCAAGAATTTAATGGGACAGGTTCTGATTCCCACTCCACATCTTCGTGTAGCTGAACTGAAATATGGAGATTTTATCCTGaatctggaaaacaaatacatatcACCAaactttaagcatttttttttttttgctcaatttTATGTTCATTTTCTATAAGCCAAGCATTGCAACTAAAAGCCTCTTGTGTAAATAATTTGCACTCACCATGTATGTAACTTGCATTCCTTCACAAGGAATGCTAGGAAAAATATCACTATAAATGTGATGGAGAACCGGGGCATAGAAAAGTTAAAAGACTTGGTGAAAGCTGTGAATTGTACTGATCACAAAGAGGTTTCTAATACTATCAAACCTAGGGCCCAAATTCTTAGAAGTAAGAAGATGCTTTCCTGAACTAGCACAGAAGTTATTACAGAAGTGCTCATTGTGAAACTGAAAATGTGCAACTACACAGAGCTCTTCAGGGGTCCACAGGCAAAGAGATGCAAAAGTAAGCATTGATGACAACTGAAGAGGAATCAAATGGAATACAATAGTCTCAGAACCAGCAAAGACACAACAGGTGGGACTGCCCAAAAATTATCTAGGACATTAAAGAGGGTTCTACATCTATAGATGTGAATTACTGTACCCTCCTGAAGCCAAGAAGAAAAGGCAGTAAGGCAGTTTTATAAACATTATGTTTAGATTAATTAATCCTATGACATTACTACTATTCTGTATTAACACTATTCTGCAAAGTTATGCACATAAAACCAGTAACTAATAACTTTTGAAAATGCTTCACTTCTGtttgatatttaaaatgaattaaaattgaaAAGGAGAACAGTAGCATGTAgaacagaaaagctgaaaaatttaaTCACTACTAGACCGGAAGGGTGGATTCTGGGAAAGAGAGCAACAGACAAAAAGTAAAGCTAAGCACTTCTAATATTAAGTATtgcaaaaaaatctgaaaggatGGTTCCTAGATTCTGTGTTCACAGTCATAACATTTATTTGAAAGGCAAAAGTagaattaaaagtaaaatataataatattttatgtattgCTTGAGCTAACGTCTCTTCTTTAAAGGTAGTTGTAGTTCGCACACCAACCTCATAGTTTTCTACCTCGCCATCTTCCACATCCAACTCAAAGCTGAAAGCTGGTCCAACTGCAGGTGGCACTGGAAGCATTGATCTACCATGAGAGCAAACAATGATAAGGTTCAGCATCTTGctgaagaaaagcacagaaacatcTGGCAGAGGTAAAGTTACCTTATTGATCCCTCTCAAATCAACAAGTTCTCAGAACCGGTAAAAATCTTAAGTTTGAAGTCAAGAGTAGACTTTTGAAGTGAAAGAGTCAAAGGAGAAAGCTAGTTCTGCCACTTACTGTTACTGGTAGTGCTGCCTTTTTAATAGCATGCATGTCTCGACTGATATTTCCAACCAGGCTCAGCATTATTACAAAAACTAATCTCTTGATCATCACAGATTATGGAGAGCTAAAACTGACAATGAATTGACGTTCtggttttaaatatgttttatttctttaagtggATAAAATATCAACAAAGAAAATGTGAACCCTAAGTTCATTTCACTCTCCTATACAAAAACCTTGAAACTTGTGTAAGCCTAAAACACACAATGAAGATAAATAGGATATGCTAGTGGACCAACTTCCATACTGAAGGCAAGCACAAACTCACTTCATCACATACTATGAAGTTGGTTAAAGCACAATCTCTTCAGATAGACAGGCAAGAGAgagatgtttttctgtttttatattcAACAAGTGCTTTTACTCACCAAGATAGTACTATGGGTGAAAACTTAATGCGCAGGCATAGAAATACAAATTCACAGCACTAAAATATACTaaaatcccactgaagtcatCAGGAACTACTGTGCCACATCCTGTCCTCAACGGACAAGCAAGAAACTATGACATTATTCTCAGATTGTAAGATGCAAAGCTGAACAACTTCACTGGATTTGATTTCTGGTGCCATTTTCATGCCATGTCTGAAACTATATACAGAGAAACTACAGATCTGGTGCTGTTGGATTATTTCCTTGTCAATGTCACTTTTGCACCAGAAAATAATCTCTGTTTTCCAAACACTTCATACTTATTTCCAAAACAGTACATAGACAAGTAATAAATCTCATGTCGTATGCCAAACTCCTCCACAGAGAGTCTACCATAACACAGTACAGATAACTCCTAAATGTTAATTGTCCCACTTCTTTTCCAGAAACAGCTAATCAGAGGCAGAACAGAAATTCAACAGCTGTAACAGATTAGCAGTTCAGCCAACAAAGAATAGACGTCACAGAAAGCTCCCACCCTTGTGTTTTATAATTAAGAACCAAATGAATTTATTCCATAAGCGAAGACTCCAGTGTAACCATGCCTCTGTATGTTACACTCTGTATGCTGAAGATTTTATGAAAGAGTTCAGAAACAAGATGCTACTGTGCCTCACAAAACCCTACGAAACTACATTGGACAAAATTGTTCACTTAATATTCTTCCTTGCTCAAGGAAGTATGTTATTCAAAATAGGCTGAAAATTTTACAcagaaacagaagttttcctcctCTCTGGGGGAGCTGAACTATGCCTGTTCTCCAGTAGAGTCAAACCATAAAAAGTGCCAAGACTCTTGTTGCAAGTCACATGACTTCTTAATAGCCTACATGGAAGCAAATGTACTTTGAACTTACAGCACATAAGGTAATAGGCTGGGGTGGTAAGGGTGTGGTGGTATTGGCTGCTGTGACCGGTATCTGCTGCGGCCTGTGAGTCTTCGAGGCATAAAAGGTGGGTAAGGctgcaagaaagaacaaaataagctTCAACTGAAACTTGCGGAACTGGaacttgtgtccagttctggggcccccagcacaagacagacatggacatactgaagAGAGTCCAATGAAGGCCTGCTAagatgggactggagcatctcacatatgaggaaaggctgagagagctgtgactgttcagcctggagaagagaaggctcggggggatcttatcaatgtatataaatacctgaagggagggtgcaaagaagacggagccaggctcttttcagtggtgcccagtgacaggaccagaggcaatgggcacaaactgaaacacaggaggctccgtctgaacatcaggaaacacttctttaccatgagggtgactgagcactggcacaagttgcccagagaggtggtggagtcttgctccttggagacattcaaaagctgaCTGGACACGGTTCTGGCCAACCAgctttaggtggccctgcttgagcaggggggttggaccagatgacctccttTCCAACCTTATTCAGTCTGTGATTCAGCATTTTGCCTTCTTTAtcgtgaaataaaatgaaatctcaaGATTGAAATGCACTTTCActaaagcattattaaaaaaatctatcctCCACTCAAATCCAAAAGAACCGCAGCCTCAGTTTGAACTGATTACCAGTGACAACACACAATCATACCATTCCATgtgaaaaaaatggtaaaacacAACAGAAGTCCTTGAAAGCTTTGGGTGCTTTGCCTACATGCAGGCTGGTTTGGGAAACAGGATGTGAACTGCTGAATCTCTTGTAAATATAAAAGTTTTCATTATAATTGTTCAAAATTCCTTGCATTACCTACTACAATGGGGACATATATGGTAAAAAATTTCCACTTAAAGGCAAACtatatttttccagaaatattcAAAGTACTAGATCTTTTTTAGCAATTTTTAAGCCTGAATTTCAGGTACCACTACTGAATTCAtattcagacttcttttttcttaaacaaagaaCACTCAAAGTCTTTActaatgtgtttttcttccttcatgtttGAAATCTAAGACAATGCAAAAGCCCAACACCACCAATGACTAACCTAAAACCCCCTAACTTTACAATGGAAACATTATTAATAAGTAGCAATGGTCATATGTAAAATTTACATATGAATGCAAACACAATGCAAAAGCGCCAGGGTCTTTTTCTTGAAAGTAAGATCTCAAACTAGACATAGCAAATATTAATTTTACTGCTTTGTGAATTCTGTAATCCAAAAATATAATTAGAAACAGTTGTGTTCACTGAATGAAAGAGAATCAGAAATGCAGCCATTCCATCATAAtttgaatataaataaaaatttatgaaGATTTAGGATTGCTTTGTAGAAGACCATATGATTACTTATAATATACCTATCTTCTACTCCTCAGCGATATACAACCCTGAACTGAAGCATCAGACAGCACAAATGCTAGATAATCTGcaagaaattatattttgttcCTTATCTTCTTTAAAGACTGAACTTGGAAATCAAGAAAGCCTCACCCAAACAAAATGTTTGTGATTAGACTATAATTCACCTAACAGGCATATTGAATAAAATACAAGCAGTTTATGGAAGTTTTTAAGCGTCTTTGTCTTGAGTGAGTCCTTGTGACTGGAAACTTCATTGAAAATCTGTACACCTTTAGTTTAACAATGggctaaattttattttttttttaaatagtggagACATTTAACCTTTATAAAAACTTTAGCAAGCATTTAACTGGGTTGTGTGATTTCAAGGAAACTAATGAAAGAGAAGTTATCTGTACATTCTGTAGTCACAGGGCCTCAAATCTCGTtcttgtttaaaattttaaataacgGTATGCCTCTAAAACCATCTATCGATGCACAagtcaagcatttaaaaaattcaaaccCTATGCTTGACTTCCAGTTATTTCTTCAAGGATTACACAGGCaagaggtgtttgtttttttaaaaaaaaaaccacaacgaCCACCCCCacgaaacaacaacaacaaaatctcatAACTAATATAATTGCAGATTGAAGCACACCATATAAGTCCTAAAGGTAGCACAGATACTGGGCAcaccatacacacacagacaaaattcAGCACAGACTTTATCATGCAgcaggtttaatttttttttgtgctgctgcagTTGAACTGCTGGCAGATCCCCAGAAAGCTGGCTTAAAGCAAGCTTGGCTGTCTGTATAACATGGTGCAGTCTAAATGATGGAAGCACTATATACAACTGCTTGCCTGCAAACTGCAAACACTCTGGAGAAGAACTAATTTTAAAGCTTTCTAGCTTTCCTGACTTGTGGAAACTCAACGTATGATGAAGAATTAGCTAGAAGTGACAGTAGCTTTTCTAAACTGTACTGATTAATTTCTGGAGTAGAAGTCCTGGACTGTGTGGCAACACGGCATGTTTTCTAAGTAACTGCTACGACACTCTGCAGATAATGTTATCAGGAATTATTTGTTGGTGTCATTAAGGTACTGTTAAGTTGATTAAAACAAGCTTAAGGAAAATACTGTGGTATGCAGCTATAGACAATAGTGGAATACAACTGCAAGCAGTGTCACTGTTCAACAGAATGTACTACACAATAAAGATCAAGAAAGTTAATGCAGCATAAAGGAGAATGTAGCACAGAAAACAATACTTACTACACCAAATGACACCTCCTGGTGTAAAGGATCGTGGGTTAAGAATTGGAGAGGAGCTGAGGGAGGCAGTGTTGGTGGATGGGCTGAGGGAGAGTATGTAAAACCTCCTACAGGAAGATGTTCTCCAAGCAGTTCTACTTCATTTTCTATCCTTTgaagtggctttaaaaaaaaaaaaaaaaaagagagagagataggCTTTTTTGCAGTAATAAAGATGCCATTTTTCCCCAATAAAAAACTGCAATCCCAGCTGTATATTCTGAGCTGATGTGGTCAATTttatagggtaaaaaaaaaataattacaggtaTAATTGTACTCAGTTTCACACAGTAACTCTGTAAACAATTCCTGAGCCATTAACACTACCAAAAAGCAAAGACAACACTACGCATTTGATATAAATTCACCTTTTCCAGCTAGCCATGCTTATAGACAGGAATTTATGCGATCTAGCAAATATAGGAGTGGCTGTAATTTCCTGTGTCTTGCATTTTTCAGGACAAATATTTGCTCTCCTTCTTGCCAGGCTGCTCTCACTGTACAACTATgcgagagaaaaaaataaacaaccatAGACAAGAACTGAAATTGTGCCAGAATATCTGAAAAGTGGAGAGGAAACATGGCGATTCCAGCAGATTAAACTGATAATGATATTCAGTGATCAAGCAGATGCTTTCCTAGGAGGGTCATGCAAGCAGTCCTACCAAGAACACGCAGTCCAGAGGTTTCAGAAGCATGAGATTCCAGTTCAGTATTGTAATCTAGTCAACTGTAGTACGTCAGTCAGGCCCAAAAGTGCTCAAGAAATAACCAGGAATTGCCATTGTTTGATTAACGCACTTTTCTGTTCCTGACACAGAATTCCACCATTTCTAGAAATTCAGCTAAGAACAAAAGGAATATTCTGTTTCCCTGTTATGCAGAGACAAATTTAAACACAAGGTATTGTCAAATCACTAACATATAACCTTCTTGCCAGAGCTGAAAGTCAACAGGCAAGCCTAATCAATAACTTAAGTAAGCAACTCAAGCTAAAATCCAAGCCCATACATTTTCTAAAGGAAAGTCCCATAAAGATTACCACTGAAAAccatattttcccagctgttctCCTACCATCATAATAAAGTGATTGCAACCCTGTCCACACCTGAGACATGGCACGGAGAAGGCTCAGCAGTGTTTGTAAGTATTAAGGAAGCTGCTCTCTATTTCTACATTAGTGAAATACTAGCATCTTCTAGTCAGAGGGGCAAATAAATGGACATGAATATACAGATAATCCCACAGCAAGAGCTGTAGGACAGATATGAAAAACTAATTTTCCCCAAAATCCAAAACAGGGTCACGTTTTCCCATGTTTGCATAGTTCCTATCACTAAGCCAAGCCTACTTAAGCAGAAGGCTTTCGTTCGTATAGTGAATAACTTCcgtaagtgaaaaaaaaagaaaaaggggaaaggaagacTGTGGACTCCTGAATATGTCTTAGACAACATAAGATCATTATCTAAGGAAAAGTACTGgtcatttaaaaattaactgaGAAGTCATACAAAAGAAACATGTAATGAAAGTAatattctttgctttcttctctctatGCTAAGCTTTTCTCCGAGATCTCTACAGCACTACACAACCTCCTCTGGATTCTCTTCTGCTTCCTGGGAAAGAAATACCTGAAGGAATAGTTGGTGAAGCAAATACACATCTTTTTGTCAGAAGTAAAGGCCTACGGAGAAACAGCAGACAACAGCTGATAAAATCTGAAGAGAAACACGGTGaactttaaaattacattttcatgttCACAGTAAGTGGCTACAGACTTCCTAAGGAAGCATAAGTGCAAAAACCTATTACTTTAAACAAGATCCTTCCGTTTCCTCAGTCAGGTATCAGCACTAttttcccatccagccccaccaATTCTATGCAGAGGGGAGTAAGAAGCATTACTTACCGACCGCGACTGCTGTGCTTGGAAAGGAACAAATTGTCCTGGAGGTGGCAAGTGAGGAGGATGGTGAGTAGAGATATGAGGAGGATGCAAAAGGAATGGGTCACTAGAAATGAGGGGTGGAAATGCAGCATATGGTACTGGTAGGTGCTGGACTGAGCACGCCTGAagcatctgaaagaaaatgaaaacagcataTTTTTGCCTCTACCACAAACAATCCCTATTAAACATTCTATATTTGTTATGGAAAGATACCATTACAACAAAGCAGTTctcttgcctccttggaaaaacCTCCCGAACACAATAATAACTCATTCAAATACACAAGGAACAGTGATTAGTACAAAACAGGCTCTAGAAGTACCATAGTGTGACATCTACTAGGTGCAAAGTAGCTCTCACTTCTCCTGTGGTCAGTGGGAGTTACGGTTTTCAATACTCCAGCATTAGACAGACTCCTAAGTTACAAACAGACACATTTATCctagttgattttattttccccacATATTATCTTCAAAACAACATACCAAAGCAACGGCCTTGCAACCATTTTAAGCTCTAGATGGAGCTGAGGGACTCCCAGCTCTCAGACTGTGCCTTAAAACCTCTGTTCCCTCATATATTAAGAATAATTCATAAACTCTGCTCAGTTCTGCACTTTGAGGGGAGCCTCATGCTCTGAAGGTGGCTCCCGAAGTGACAGCTACTGTGGGAAATAGcccattttctctcctctttgaaATTCCTCATACAAAAGCAACTTTGGCACTAAAGTGTGAACAGTGAAGTGATGAAGGCACTGCAGAGGAGCAGGGATGTACTTTGTGGAAGTGTTCAGTTTTACTTCTAACTGTAGATATGGAGGAACAAGAAAATGGacattctctttttcttgctctttaaTCCATCATCAGAACATTGGATGGATGTAACATCGAACATGTTACATTTTTGACAATTAAAAGAGCAATTAATAAGATACCTGTTATCAAACCTTATGAAGAAAGATGATCCAGTTCTGagctctcacttttttttttcctatttagtcATGTCACACAACATATACTGTACATAAGGACCAGAATAGGATAAAATGCTAGAGATCTAGTTTAACATCAGATTACAGTAGTGGAGGTGGAACTATCACCTCAATTTACTGTGATCATGACCAAACATAAATCTTTACATACACTGAACAGTAGCAGATTAATTTGATCTGActactgttttttcttaaatactgaCTATTCTTCACCCTCAGCTACTACatcatttttctaaaaatgaaatacaacaaGCAAGTGCCACTATTGttaagatacatttttaatggtattttattaaatagaaaactgttttctgaaatagCTGAAGATAAATTTGCAGGTAGAACATCACACAGTGTTCTTTAAAATAGGAGATACTCTGGGAAACACATTAGAAAAGGTTTCATCTGAAGATTCTGTATGGTAAAGATTACCATAGATCCAATATGTGTTTGGAACAATCTGTGCTCTGCTCGTGCCACTTTTTAAGTTAGAACAAATGAGGCTGCATTATCTTTCAAgcggaaagaaacaaaaactaccTGATCATTAATTCAGGCTTTTGGAAAACAACTGTTGTTTGAACACATGCTTCCAAGAAGTTTAAAACTGGTAAAGGTATTTCATAAAtgacatttgtttattttatagttGCATATGCAGTGAGAGAGACAAATATTGTGACAGTAACAAGGGATACTGGGAGGTTCACAGATGAAGCTGGTGAGcaagctgacatgctggaggacATTGCTACCTTTCAGATGTAATTTCATaggctggagaaactggctgacaGGAACCATGTGAAGTTCAACACAGGCAAATGCGAAGTCTGGCACTGGGAGATAACAACTCCATGGAGCAGAACGTTTTGAGATTGACTGGTTGGTGAgcagatttgcagaaaaaaaaggtagGTTCTGGTGTACATGTCAAATAGGAGTA includes:
- the RNF38 gene encoding E3 ubiquitin-protein ligase RNF38 isoform X2 translates to MRPWEMTSNRQPSLARTNQHHFSGERCNTPARNRRSPPVRRQRARRDRLSRHNSISQDENYHHLSYGQQQAIEEPRAFHPPNVSPRMLHPAAHPPQQNAVMVDIHDQIHQGTVPVSYTVTTVAPHGIPLCTGQHIPACSTPQVPGCSVVFSGQHLPVCSVPPPMLQACSVQHLPVPYAAFPPLISSDPFLLHPPHISTHHPPHLPPPGQFVPFQAQQSRSPLQRIENEVELLGEHLPVGGFTYSPSAHPPTLPPSAPLQFLTHDPLHQEVSFGVPYPPFMPRRLTGRSRYRSQQPIPPHPYHPSLLPYVLSMLPVPPAVGPAFSFELDVEDGEVENYEALLNLAERLGEAKPRGLTKADIEQLPSYRFNPNNHQSEQTLCVVCMCDFESRQLLRVLPCNHEFHAKCVDKWLKANRTCPICRADASEVHRDSE